Genomic DNA from Brassica rapa cultivar Chiifu-401-42 chromosome A04, CAAS_Brap_v3.01, whole genome shotgun sequence:
ATTAAataatgtataactaaattctAATTAATAGGTCCAAACAacctttataagtagatttattaagaatgcttcccttttaatagaatagattatcATTTATAACACTACTATTAGACCGTcagttataaataaatatatatatatatatatatatatatatatatatatatatatacctaatAAATACTCATATATGTTTTATCAAATGCACCCGTTTCTAGTCCttataataactagattttttaaccgcgctacgcgcggataaaatattatatgtatttctcaattctaaaaaaaaaatgtctaatattgtattatattatttaaagaatataaaataagactatataacataaatatatttttaaaattttctttgtggaaatcattatgttgtttgattgttgtacttgattcacatatttgcatagatatttgtgatagatgaataacaatatttttattaccagtcaataatatatatttattatataatataagaaaaatgaaattatttactttttaaataaacttgtctcatgttgggaactcggttatagacatatcatattcgaaagaGAGATTTTTACAATTATCAATCTTCTTAGCAGTCaataaacaaatatgaatatcaaaacaatatttcatacgatctctttgtggaataactgctctgaagaaattgagtTTAGGCATAAAAAAAGACTGGAAACGGATGTGTAGATGTGTTATCTATATCAGCTTTataaagtactattcatagttcatatatcatttatgtctatcatatttttttgttcatcctttcttaaacatcttgaaataactgatactaattaataataaacttttggctggttaaaaaaatcaaatttgtctagttatcgcttaaatatttttttaatattgtgtaagaagctttcaagtgatatcatagtttaatttttactatgattttttttgttaatttttagagttttttgtatttaagattttttttccatattaagcttatatatatatatatatatgtcataaaaattaccatcaaatcagttttacttatttattattttgtttttaatgaaaatatactttttaaataatttaatttaaaataaaattatatattaatttgctgtattctaacaatttgattgatttaattaatttgctttggtggataacttaaaaagtttttacttgaatcggggaaagcaagcttatgttgttatattatatttatttgcgtacatagaatctatatataatgctagtgtaataaagaaagaacattattttcttgtaacttcgaaaagatacattattacaatttgaaattaattaaaattgaataaaatggtaatttaatatttgtaaatctaattgtttttcaATTTGAATGGTGACTAACCGCACAACACCACAATTAATAGTAACATAAATCTCTGCATATACCTATGTATCTATACATTTTCGTTATTATTAGAATCACACCGTATTTTTTCTGCAGTTGTTCTGCATGTTGCTATTTGGACTCTTGGTTGTTTTGTCTTTGTTGGTTTGTGTTGAAAAGaccacaaaattattaaattaaaaaaaataagtgaaatgtaaggatttatatttttctatttgatttctatttcaatcagattttgaaaaaattataaagaaagaataactaaaatattttttttatttataagagaccagattttaatattattacaatAACTATTTTTCTcatgttaataaattaattccACCTCCAAGCTAGATCAATTGAAAATTAAATGTAATgggattatattataaaaaggcatattaaaagtaaaatataaatagtttcaataatgtcataaataataattagtatATACTATGTAACAACAAATGATGTTATATAACACATGTTTGTTTCagtttataatatatttgtttttaatatataatccaCATATATCATGCCtatgatataaaaatataaatcatatatcAAATTTGCAAGTATTAAAACTCAAAATTTGTCATCTTTTTTCCACCCAAAAATATATGGGATGCTGAGCAAACATGTGAGATAAATAGAGAGCACTTGTGTTAGCCTCGAAATGGTTAAATTTCTGTGTATTTTATAATCAGATAACTCATATGTTGATTTGTTTCGGCTATATACAAAACGGCCGAGCATTTGTGTAGTCTTATAATTATGATCCATATAGATTTTAAGAATACATGGAGATTCTCTAACACTGTACATAAGATGATAAGAACTTCattattagtaataaaatgATTAACAATttagcttagttgaaagcagcACAATCATTCATCAGAATATGGACTCGTGATTGTGTTGTTTCCTCTTGGCGGCAACACAAATGCCCAGCCGCTTTGTATAGTCGAGACAAATCAACATGAGTTATCTCTGATTATAAAATACACAgaaatttaatcattttaaggcttttttaaattcaattattgtataaaatctaaaatcttgTTCTCAAAATCGATATTCAAGTGATACATGTTTTTCACCGGAAACAAAGAGAAAGAGGAACAATGGTGAGAGATCCATTAAACTTTGTTAATCTATTTAATCTTTGGCATTAGAAAGGTATGAGACTAATTATGTGGGAAAAAAAAGAACACGATGAGAGGGGATAAATCTTGAAGCTGACATTTAATCACACtttcaaaagaaaatcaaactaCACATACAAAATGGAAGTTCAAAAAATGATTAGCATATTAAGGCTAAAAGCTTAGTAGCTCTACTCCACAAAGAGAACGCCACAACTTATATCCATGGCGCGAAGCTCTTGGTACCGCCGCTAATGTAAACTCATCCTCAGCATGTTAATCACATCGTTAAACCTCTCATTAGGCACATCACAGGTAACTCATGCTTTGAAGAATTTCAAGTTCGCATAAGAGAATGGTCGAAACGCTTAACCTGAACTCGACCAGGTAGAGCTATTGGTGTTTTGAGATCTATTAACCCTGAAGAATGAAACCTTAAAAGACAGTTAAGAAACAAACATGTAGAAAGAACTTCAGTAACAAAATACAAAGATCACAATTGTATTCTAAACCAAGCCGAAATTCAGAAAACAGTAAAAAAACTTGTAGAAAAGCCAAAACAAAATATCTCACATTTCAAATGGAAGAATAGAGAAATATGAAAAGGAGTTGAAAAGAAATAtctagattttagatttttgaaTTCTGTACCATAACGTTTTTGTATCTGTCGATTTACTTCAGTTTCTGCTTGTATGTCAGCTTCTCCCATTTACTAATCCCtgcgattttttttaaaaaaaggacGAAATTATAAGGGAAAGCAAGCTATCAGAAGAATCAACGCACTTGTCTCTCGTACCATTTTCTGAGACATTGTTGGATACAATACATCCCAAACTCTGCTTCATCTTTATTGTCCTCCTAGATTTATAACACGATTAGCATAATTAATAATAGAACGAAACCAAACCGCTAAAGTGAAACGCAACCATATATTCAACATATAGAGCCAAGTCCAACTATGGTCTTCATCGTCTCAGGATTCTTGCCAAACCTGTAAGAcccttacaaaaaaaaaactaagaaactcAGAGATAAAAATATGTAGATGCTTCAACATTTGATTCTTTGGGTTTACTACCAAATAAAGAAGTCATTAATTCTAGCTGCTAGCTGCTATCCTCTGCCGAGTTAGTTAAGGGGACATCACCGTATGTGTATATGCTTATGCCACCTGATCCCTGTTGCTTGTGCTGAGATACTGTCTCAGCTAaagaaaattgtatatatagaagacacaaaagagaagaagaacctGGGATTGTTTCTTATATAAGTTTCTCGAAGAAGCGTGTGCTGGTAAAATGTTGTGAAGCTCTGAGGAAGAGTTTCCTTTGGAAGAATTAAGTTCAACTGGAAGAGGTCATTGGTGTTAATCCATCGTCATAACCTCCAAGTGAAGACACACCGACCTCGTTAATGTTAGTTCAAAGCGATAGAGATAGGGATAGGAATATATAAACGTACCCGAAGATTTTTGAAGGACATCGGCCCATGTACACTGGCTTAACGTCAATACTGACATGcattcagaaaagaaaaaaacaatgtaaAACAACTTATCAAGCACAAAAACTGGGGATACGTTTTACAAACGAAAAATATGAATATTTCACACCTAGACTTTTTTTGTCTCTAACAATTTCTACAGAGTTTCCATCAGTATCAAAGTATCCTTCTTCagttctctttctctctgtacAGACTAAAAGCTGGATCCTATTTCTATCCTTCGTGCAGTTCACATCATTAAGCAATGTGATAGTTGCATCAGAATGATCCCAATCATGACAAATTGAGATGTCTAAAGAGACATTACTTCTTCAAGGAACAGTCACAAAAGGAAAAATACAGTAGGGTATTGTGAAAGTCTTACCTCATAAGCTTCCTCAGCGTCATCGCCATGGCTTCAGATTCTTCAATTTAGGTTTTCGGGTTTGCTTCGAAGAAAGTATTGACGAAGATATGGAAGCAATTTATATATGAGGAAAAATAGATGAGTTAAAACGAAACAGTAAGAAGAGATTAAAGAGCGTCATTGATTGATAAGGAGGTGGAAGGGAAACGAAACTACAGAGAAACGGGTGAAGATGAAGTTGAAAAGTTTGGGTAGCTCAGCTCTACGCTTTCACCGAAATAAGGGTTACAAGGATAATGGGCCAATGTAAAGATAGCCCAAACAAAGGCTCAGATTCTTCAATCGAACAGAAAGCAGTGACATGGCGAATTAGACCTTTCTGATTGGATGATTTTATTAATCCTACGTGGATGCCCTGAGCTTTGAGATTAttccccttttagtattgttagaTCATATGTTTAATCACAACACAGATATCAATGTCACTTGTTTGGGGTAtctaaagaagaagataaacttTAGTCAGAATATGAGTTTGAAACCAAAGAAGAACCCAAGTAATTTGGTTTGTTATGGCTCTATTCCATATTACCATCCATCATAATAATCTATTTGGTACAAATTTATAACAACACAACGCAAATCATGTAAATGTAGTCATAGCTTTGGCTTTACTTTTCCTGttttttcaatcttttttacctttgttgtcttcatcACCCTTCAGGAATTTCATGAACCAATAAGCAGAAGATTTTGGGTGACGAGACAAACCGTTCTTGTAGTCCACATATACCAAACCGAACCTTTTGGTGAACCCTTGCGCCCACTCGAAGTTGTCCAGCAAAGACCATGCAAAGTATCCCTTTATGTCCACTCCGTctctgtttcattttttttccaaattaacATAACTCGGTCTCAACTTCTTGTAAAATGTACATTGACTTGATAAACTTctagtaaataaatatatgaataaagAGACACGTTGGCTCACTTGATAGCCTCAGCGACATTGGCAAGGTAACTCTTGAAGTAGGCAACTCTACGCTTATCGTCTAGCATCTCATGCATAGAAGCAGATCCGTCATCTTCATCATCCATGCCTGTCGTGTTGCACCAAGAGAACCAAAGCTCAGGACGCATATAAATGAAGTGCGATATAACATAAACTAAGTGTTCACttaacttgagaaacaaatttcaacaaaaaCATGGACAACAAACATATTCTGCTCTTCTTAAAAGACTCTGCACTGTACCATATTAAACTGAACACCAGAGTTACAAGGAAAAGTACGTACCATTCTCAGTAATAAATATTGGAGGGTGGTTGTATTTTTTGCTGATGTAATTTAAAGTCCTCCGGATTCCCCAGGGTACAACATAAAGCCAATCTGAAGCAGCCTGTAATTGTCACAGATTTGTTTAGTTGATTATTGGCTCATGCATACATTGCCTTTAGCATATGTCCTGGAATATAGAGTGATTAGATTGACCGGAGACTAAGAAGAGAGTAGTTCTTACCCTTTCACCTATTGGCTCTCCATCTTCCCATTCAACTATGCgcagaaaataaaaagagatgAGTACTAAGAAGGACGGAAGTAAGTAAGAAGATGCGAGTAATTAAAAGATATTTCAGCGTTTGTATTTGTTACCAAGCCTCTCCAGTTCTTGTGCTTGGTAAAAGTCACTCTCAGCTTCTTTGTTTGAGACATGAGCAATTAACCTCGAAGTGTAGTGGTTTACGCCAAGAAAGTCCCATGAGTTCTGAAGCATAAACTCCCTTTCTTCAGGAGTAAACGTAGGAAGATTATCTCCAAGTTTCTGGCGCATACTTGCAGGATAGTCTCCATAAAACAAAGGATCCAGGAACCTGCAAAGGATTTCAATCCGTTATTTCAAGGATCTCGCGGAAGTAATAATGTTTTACTCTCACTAGCAAAGTTTACGATAGTTTGATATTATAACTTTCTTAAACACAAAGGAACAAAAGCTTTATGTAGATAGGTTGGTTGCTCACTAATTACAACGAGATAATCATGGGAACCATCAGTATAAGTGAAGTTTATGCTCTAAAATATCTACCATTACAAAATGAGACATAATTGCAGAAAAAGAGCTATtcctaaaattcaaaaaatttagaaaCCCATTTACCACAGACGCCACATCAGCAATACGATTCTATCTTCATGCTTAAGAACACACTAAATGCACAGCTTACTTACCATCCAAGTTGAAAGTCAATTCGCCTACCAGCAGCAACCTTGTCCTCCATTTTCTCTGAATTTGCCTCTGCCCACTCACAATCAACCGACAAACCGATTTGTCCACCTTGACTTTCCTATATGTAAACCAAAAAGCACAGTGATAAATAACAAGCAACTGAGATGCATGGATAAAGGCACTAGATCTCAGCAACATAACCTTTGACGCATCTTCCCATAACCAAAGATCCACAGTAAAAGAAAAACTAGAATAGACAATGGTCTGAGAATAGGTTAGTGATTATACCTTGTACTTGCTTCTATATATGGAAACGGCAGTTGCATGGGCCAAAACTTGGTGATGTGATACCAAATATGGTTCGACCAAGGGCTTTTCTTTTCTCCCAGGTGCGAATATCCCAATACAGTGTCCATTCACCGAGGTCTGAAGTGGTTCGTTCAATGTGATCCAATGCTTCACTCTATCACCAAAACTGGCAAAACAAGCATCTGCGTAGAGCCCAAAATAATCTCTGCACATAAGGAAATAGATTTAGTGTCAACAAAATCAATTCTTATAAGAATTGCGGAAGAATACATGATCTTAGTCTTCTTAAGCATAACAGCTTTAGTCAGTTAAACTTAAACTTTCACAAGATATGGATCATACGACCTAAAAAATAAACGTATTTCTACTTTCGCAAGATcatatgtagaaatcaaaacGGTCTTGTACGATTACTACTTACACAATTTTCCTATTTGTCCAACCTCCGATTGATTCCTGGAGATGTGAGGGGAGATCCCAATGGTACAGAGTTACAAACGGCTCAATACCTGAAATAGTAATCATGTTGTGAAAACGATCATGTAAACAGATAGGAAAAGGATCGTTTAGGGGTAGAGAAAATACCTTTTTCAAGAAGTGAATTGATTAGATTATTGTAGAAGGCAACCCCTTCTTCATTGACTTCAGTTCCCAAGCCATCTAGAACAAATGTAATTCAAAGAAAATAAGCCCTTCAATGAACAAACctatatttgtttttcaagGAGCCCTGCAGACAAGTACAAACACTGCAGCGGGGTTATATTTAATGGCCCCCAAGCAAAAAGAAGTCAATATTTCACGCCTTGTAAAAGGAAGCTAACGCCTTTAAGAAAACACAGCTACCACATAAGCTAGACTATGATTAGTGATTATACTTATCACATATAAAAGAAGGCACCACCACGAAAAAATGGACGCTTAAGTACAAAGACAGATAAAAAAACTCGTaggaaacacacacaaaaatgcAATAAACCGAGCCGTAACAAAAGACGGATGAAGAGCCACACAACAATTACCCATATTCCAGTTTAAATGGATATCAGTCAGAGACAAAGTAGGAAAGCTAATAAAGAGCATACCGGGGAAAATGCGAGACCAAGATATGGAAAATCTGTAAGCGCTGAATCCTAATGTCCCTATAAGTTCAACATCCTCCTGCAAATGATTGAAATAACAATGTGAAGAAataaggaaaaaagaaaaagaagtctGTTTTCTTAACCTTATATCTGTGGTAATGATCCACAGCCACATCGCCATTACTACCATCAAGAACTTTTCCTAAATAACAAGGAACAAACAGTGTTAATATTACATAGTCTACGTTCGTTGTGATAAGAAGCAAGAAAGGAAGAACAAACCTTCAAGATGAGTGAACTTGTCCCATATATTTGGCCCTTTTTTACCTTCATTCCAGCCTCCTTCGATctataaatcaatcaaaatgatggcagttttgacaaaaaaaagctaAGCCTTTGCTATAAAAACTTCAAACCACAAATGCTACATGAAGGACAAGACAATGATGCCCCACTTAGACAAAA
This window encodes:
- the LOC103849163 gene encoding beta-glucosidase 42 isoform X1; this translates as MLTALASPLPSPSASPLPLTRSKEAGMKVKKGQIYGTSSLILKEKFLMVVMAMWLWIITTDIRLRKQTSFSFFLISSHCYFNHLQEDVELIGTLGFSAYRFSISWSRIFPDGLGTEVNEEGVAFYNNLINSLLEKGIEPFVTLYHWDLPSHLQESIGGWTNRKIVDYFGLYADACFASFGDRVKHWITLNEPLQTSVNGHCIGIFAPGRKEKPLVEPYLVSHHQVLAHATAVSIYRSKYKESQGGQIGLSVDCEWAEANSEKMEDKVAAGRRIDFQLGWFLDPLFYGDYPASMRQKLGDNLPTFTPEEREFMLQNSWDFLGVNHYTSRLIAHVSNKEAESDFYQAQELERLVEWEDGEPIGERAASDWLYVVPWGIRRTLNYISKKYNHPPIFITENGMDDEDDGSASMHEMLDDKRRVAYFKSYLANVAEAIKDGVDIKGYFAWSLLDNFEWAQGFTKRFGLVYVDYKNGLSRHPKSSAYWFMKFLKGDEDNKGKKD
- the LOC103849163 gene encoding beta-glucosidase 42 isoform X2, with protein sequence MAQKLNLPNLAVLPNVNRSSFPSTFTFGVATSAYQIEGGWNEGKKGPNIWDKFTHLEGKVLDGSNGDVAVDHYHRYKEDVELIGTLGFSAYRFSISWSRIFPDGLGTEVNEEGVAFYNNLINSLLEKGIEPFVTLYHWDLPSHLQESIGGWTNRKIVDYFGLYADACFASFGDRVKHWITLNEPLQTSVNGHCIGIFAPGRKEKPLVEPYLVSHHQVLAHATAVSIYRSKYKESQGGQIGLSVDCEWAEANSEKMEDKVAAGRRIDFQLGWFLDPLFYGDYPASMRQKLGDNLPTFTPEEREFMLQNSWDFLGVNHYTSRLIAHVSNKEAESDFYQAQELERLVEWEDGEPIGERAASDWLYVVPWGIRRTLNYISKKYNHPPIFITENGMDDEDDGSASMHEMLDDKRRVAYFKSYLANVAEAIKDGVDIKGYFAWSLLDNFEWAQGFTKRFGLVYVDYKNGLSRHPKSSAYWFMKFLKGDEDNKGKKD